AGGCGGAGCCACGCGCGGGCTGGGTGAGCGGAGGACTGGGCCCGGCCTTGCCTGGCTCAGGCCCCGGGTCCCAGCGGCTTTCGGGAGGATCTCTGGACATCCGCCGGCCGCTCGCGCAGGCGCGGAGACGTTCTTTGAACACGTGACCCAAGCCCTAGGCCCCAGTTGCCCGCGCAGGAGTGGGACGAGGCGCAGACCCCTCTCGCTGGTTGAGCGTGGTGCTGAAGGACAGGCGAGGGAGCTGCCAAGACGCTGCTTCGTTAGAAACAGCCATCCggcaaagtaaataaataagaggctGGGGAGAACCGAGAGGCAGGTGTCTGTTTGGGAGCTGCTGGGGTTCAGCTTGTTCCTAGTTGGGGCAGGACGGCGGTCCTTGCCTCACCCCCACAGTCATAACTGGGACCAGGGAAGTCCCGCTTTCTGGAGACTTGGCCCCACGAGAATCGAGTCTTCATTCTGATTCTTCCAGCTCCTGTTTCTTGGGGGCAGCCTCCGAGGGCTGAAgagtcctgcccctcccctcaggcGTGGGCGCGATACTCTCCTAACTGGACTTCCGGGTTCCTGCCAGGCTGGCTGCCTACCAGACGCTGCAAAAGGCAGATTTGAACCCTGAACCCTGCTTGAAACCGCCAGTGCCTTCGTGGGCAGAGGTGCCAAGATGCACTTTTAAACCCTTGCGGAGGAGACATTTGTGATGACCTCCTGCTTATCATTCCAGCCACATCTGGAAGGGAGACCACCAAAGCCTCAGGCCCTCTCAGCCTTAGTGCTTCTCTGCCTGAGCTGTCCTGCCTGAGACTTACCTGCCCCCTGCACCTTATACTACTACTCCGACCTCCCCCACACAGAGGCTTTCCCCAGTATATACATACAGCCCTCAGCCCTACCCCCACCTCGGACCAGGCTATCTGGCAGCCCCCTGCAACACAACTTAACACACCTGTTAGGCTCCTGGGTTATGAGCAACTTGATGGAAGGGGCAGTGTTTTCTGGATGTGTATCCCCCACATCTAGCATAGTGTACATCGGTGGGCGTTCAGTAAACGGATATGGAATGAATCAAAGTATGGACTCCAAGAgtgaagattttaaaatgtagggCTGGGTTTATGGCACTTTGGGGGCTTACCCAAGACATGAAACCATATCTTTTGCCTTTAAATGATGATAGCTAGCTAACAAGGTGACACTGTTGTtcaaatatgttaataaattcaAGATGACAAATAGTGAAGTTAAGCTGTTGAGTTATGGTACCATCATAGCCTGTGGAATGGTTCTGCTCAGTCAATGGGGGCAGGACAGTGGGCCTCTGGGGCCAGTCAACTGAAGAAAATCCTACCAGGCTTAGAAGGGTGTGTTTGTATGTGAGACGTTAAAGACAATGAGGATGGCAAATCCAAGAGGTGTTTACTGTAATGAATGTTCAAGGAGGGTGGGGTTCCCCCAATCTGATCCTCTGAGGCTCTGGGTGACTCACTCTTCCTTGGGCTCAGGGGGTGGGGCTGATATTTCTTCCCGGCGTTGGCCTTGCTCCCCCTGGCCCTTGGCATCCTCAGTGTCTCCAGCCACTAGAGCCACATTCCTCAGATAGTAAGTGTTGAAGCAGTTGGTCTGGTCATCTCCAGGACTCAGGTTACAGCAGAAAGCAGAGTCTCGCCAGAAGTTACGTCGGGGGCCACACAGGTCCTCAATGAAGGCTGATTTCTGATGaaggagaaaagtaaagcagAGATGATGGGGAAGGAGGTGTTGGATGGAGGTCAAGCATCAATACTTGGGTGTTCAAAGTCCCCTTGCTCTCGGCTTGTCTCCCTGGATCCCTTCCTGGGGCCAGAGAGGGTGCAAGGCTGCCTTGCACACCTAGATTCCTTGTGACAGACATATGTGCACATCTGGAAATGCCTAACGCTTGGGGCCCAGAGAAGGCATAATAAGAACTTAGAGGTAGGGAGCAGATCAGGTCAGAATGAAGACTTctggggggtgcctaggtggctcagtgggttaagcgtccaacttcagctcaggtcatgatctcacggttcgtgagttcgagtcccacgtcaggctctgggctgatagctcagagcctggagcctgcttcagattctgtgtctccctcactctctgcccctcccctgctcattctctctctctctctcaaccataaatgaacattaaaaaaaaaaaaaaagaatgaagacttcTGGAACGAAGAAAAAATCTTCCCCACTAGTCCTCTATTTCTGTGGGCGGGGGGTGTGAGGTACTAAAGAGAAGGGGTGGCCTGCAGAGCTagccctctgtctcccctcccctgctttccttTGGAGACTATGACCCCCCTGCTGCCCTCACTCACCTCCTCCTCAGCACAGCAGGCCTGTTCTGGAAATGGCAGGTCACAGCAGTGGGCAGTCATGTTCCGGATTAGCCCAGGAATCTGTTTACTATGTTGGTGGGAAAGAGGCAAGGGTCAGGGTCTTTATGCATCCCTAGGCACCAAAATGGTGCTTGGAGACCATGGTTTTGCTCTTACCAAGAATGCCCCCAGAGGATGCCCCAGAAGGAaggtttgggggaagggaagagagggaagaaccGGGCAAGACTCACTGCTTGGTGAGAACTCTTCCGTTTCCACAGAGATGGCCCATGAGGTTGGGGGTAACTCGGCTGAGGTCAAGGGTCAAGATGTCTCGGTCATAGTTGGGGTAGGGAGCCCGACGGGCAAAGCACTCATCACGGGCAGGGCTAGGAGGATAGTGGCAACACGAGTGGTGGTGGGTCTTTACAGACTGTTCCCGATAACAGTATCCATCAAGGGCATCCTCCCACtgtgggccagagagagggaagtCAGAAGTCTGGACACTCGGCCCCTTCTCTTCTGACCCTCTACTGCCCTACACTATGAGATGAGGGACTCCCGGCCACAGGTGCCGAAAGGGAAGGACAAAGAACCAGAGGGCATGGATGTATGGtgttgggaaggaggaagggatggaAGCACAAATGAGGCTTGGCACGGGCCACGGGAGATGAGCTGGAGTGGTAGACGAGGGGGTCAGGTGAGGCCAGAGCTGGACGGATGGATGGCACATGGGTGCATGTGTGGGATCGCGGGTGGACGAGGCCAGGAGTGCAGGATGAAGGCTTAGGATGAACAGACGCAGATGACGAAGacagtggatggatggacactTGCAAGCAGACGAACGGGCAGACGAGCTCACAGTGGGGAGGTACACGGATGGATGGACCGGCAGGATCAGAGGTCGGAGATGGGTGGGCTGGCAGACAGGCTCTTGGGGGGCTGGGACGCCCACTTACAGCCTTCCACATACAGGTGTGGTTGTTCCCCTGCCGGCAGCAGCGCTGGAACTCCCCCTCTAGCCGGATCAATGCCTGCAGCTGTCTTTGGATGGGGTCAGTAGCTGGGAGGTTGCGTGGCACAGAACGGAAGCGTCTTAGGTGGCAGATGTTCTTGATGTTGTCCAGAGTGGGTACCCCAGGGGGGAAAGGCATCTCGGGGCCCGAGGAAATACCAGGCTGGTGGCTGGGGCAGGCCCGGAGCTGGTAGTGCGGCCGGGGAGCTGCCTCCTGGAAGCAGGAGAATCGAGCCTCCCCCTGCCGGTTGCAGCACCAGTGGGGTCGGGTCTTGACCGAGAACTCGGCCTCACAGAATCGGATCATTGCGTTCTCCCACTAGAGCAAGAGGGATGGATCAGCCCAGCAGCCCATTGTCCACATTCCTGTCCTCCTCCCAGGCTCCAGAAAAGGACCCTGGGCAGGTAGATAAGAAAGAAGCAGAGGCTGTTCTCTGCCCTTCCAGCACACTAAGGAGGCCCATGGTAGGGCCAACAAAAGGGACCTGGGGTTCCTACGTGCCAAGGCCGAGGCCTCTagtccttcacacacacacacatacacacacactgtctgGAGGTTAAAGGACAAGTCCCAGCACCAAGAGCCCAACACCTACCACAAGTTTTGCACAGTCCAAGCGGTGTGCACGGCTGTGACAGCGGCAGCAGCGGGAATATCCAGTCTCCACTAAATTGAGGGTCTCACCCTGGCGAGTAAGGTGGGAGTAGCCAGAATGTGGTAGGTTCCAAGGGCCGTACATCACATGCTGGCGAGTAGGAAGGCAGATCTGGTCCAGATTGTCTGGAGAAGGTCGCCCAGGGGGGAAGCCGTCCAGCCGGTGGCCCCAGCCCCCTGGGGACCGGCCCTGTTGGCAGTGCAGGGCTGGATTCCAAGACTCAGGCTCTGGGGGGCTATGTTCCATGAAAGGCTTTTCTAGAATGGGGAAAACAGGGAAGGAGAATGAGTAGAGGAATAGAGAAAGTCTGGATGAGCTGGGAGGACTGAAAGAACTTGGGGTTGAGGAGAAAGGGTTGGCAGGATAcagggggaaagagacagacataAACTTGTGGCTTTTACCTTCAGAATGGCTgatggaaagggaagagaagtggGGCATGAAAGGTGTCACTCTTACAGTCCCCACAAGTCAGACCTGCTCCCCTGTGCTGCCTCCCAAGCTTCAGGcttcccaccccagggccctgAGCACTAAATCAGGGGCACAGACAGACTAGAGCtgtcactcaccctctctctgcttaGATGGGAAGGTCATTTCCTCCTGATGTGGGAAAGATGGGTCTACTAGGGTGGAAGCAGATGTGTAAACAGAAGCCATGTTGGGATGGACTAGAAGAGGGGGACGTGGCCAGTTGCCACTCATAAAGAGGAAGTCAGTACAgacacaagagaaaacaaaatgcgCCTTTTATGCCACTTAATCTCATAACTTTATAAAAGAGGTCTTGTTTCCCCattttcccagatgaggaaactaaggcttggGGAGATAACTTACCCAAGGTTATACAGCGAGTGAGTGGCAGAGTCCCCAAAGCCCACGCGCATCAGTGGGGAgggtgaagaggagagggagtCACTTACTTTCCTTCTGTTCAACAGGGGCCTGGTGAGGGGGCAGCTCTTCTTGGAGGGGGATGGCTTCCTGAGGGAGAGGGGACTCCACTGCAAGACAGGAGTGAGGGCACAAAGAAGCAAGGGTCAGACTGATGGCAGCACGGATTGTagtggcagggggaggagggggatgggcaagCACTCACCTTTCTTTCCCatggggagttggggagggggcagctccTCCTCTTGGGCAGGGTTGGCTTCATGAGCGGGAGGGGGCTGTACTACAGAAGGAGGAGTGTGTGAgtgacaccctccccccccttgTAACCAGAGCGAGGAATAGGCAgggcctcctcacccctccccatctGAAGAACGGGAAGTAAGCCCAACCAgtaacctgggggggggggtggggggggggagtgggtaaCTGAGAAGGGTGCATGGTGGACTTACCTTCACTCTGTCCCTCAAAGTGAAAGCCAGGCTGAGGGGTGTCAGGGTGATCCATGGGGAGGGCTcgggtctggggtggggaggggggtgctgcaTAGCCAACTAGAGGTAAGAGGGGAGATAGAGTGGAcagtttctccttccctcccccctcccccaatcctaTGCTGCTCACCCAAACTCTCACCTTCTTGAATGTGATAGGTGAGGGGTTCTGGCCCCAGCTCCCTCTGCCCTTGAGCCTTGAAGTCTGAAAGAAGAGGGGGGAGTCAGGGTGGATCTGAGGAGCCCTTTCTTGGCCCCAAGCGCAAGATGCAGGGACAGTAGACATCAAGGGTGTAGGCCAGATGACCAAGACACCAGAAGCCTTTCCGTACTGCTCCTGTCCCATGTCCCCTAATCAAtccacacaccccctccccaaacccaccTAGGTGTGACTGATTGGGTTCTGAGAAAGCCATGATATTCTGACAGCCTCACCTCCACCAGGCTCAAAGCCTTGGGTTTCCTGAGTCCAGGCTTGAAGGGAATGTgacctggggctggggtgggaggaatgGGGTGGTGGAAACCCTAATCTGTCAGTGTCTCTTCCTCAGGGCTCCTAAGTTCTCCTCCTCTCAGCCTCTCAGCTCTGATGCTTCTCTAGTTTTCTACAGGAGCAAGTCCCAACTTTGAACTAGTTGGGGTCTCATCTGTTTACCTCCTCTAGGCCCTTTAAACATCTGTGGGCCTTCTCATAAGAAGCCCACACTGAAGTTTAAGTGCCTCTCCTTCAGCTGGTCCCAGATCCTCCTTAGCTTAGGTTTCAGTTTAGGACCTGGGGACTGGGATGATTCAAAACCCCTGAGGCAAACTGCCCCACAGCTGCAGAGAAAGGTATCGCCTATAGCTGATGTGCAGTCACCAAAGACTAGCACCTGGGAGGAACAGACGGGCCTTCCAGATACAGACCAGATCTGTGTCACTCAACAGTTTCCCTTGCTAGCACTTTGTCCAGCATCCAGCAGATTATGTGTGTGCTAGATAGAGTGTGTCTGGTCCCCTGTGGACGGACACCCTCTCCACTCCTCTCCTAACCAGGCAGGGAAGCAGTCCAGGCTCTCTGGGTCAGCAAATCAGTTTTGAGTAGCCAGGGggccccattctttctctctcccctgcctgaCAGGCCCCATATATACATCTTACTGAGGCAGATCCCCTCACTCTGGGAGTCTAGCCACCCACTGAATTGTCCATTTTATTCCAGTTTTATGTCTTCCGGCAGCAAGCTCTAGGAAACTCTCCCTCTGTGCACCTGCTCCCCTCCCTGGTTAAAGCCTCGGCTCCAGTACCCAGGCCCACCTTGGACCAAGGCCAAGTGGACAATCACCCTTCTGGTGATGAGCCATTCAGAGGATGGCTGGACCCAGGCACCAGGCCCACACTGGCCAGGGCCTCTGCCCAATGCTGCCTCCAACCCCAACTCACCTCCCTCAGAGGAGGCTACAGAAGCAACAGCCAGACAGGCCAAGACCAAGGCTGCTCTGTGCATGGTCCCCATCCTGGGGCAAGGACTGG
This Prionailurus viverrinus isolate Anna unplaced genomic scaffold, UM_Priviv_1.0 scaffold_50, whole genome shotgun sequence DNA region includes the following protein-coding sequences:
- the ECM1 gene encoding extracellular matrix protein 1 isoform X5 — encoded protein: MGTMHRAALVLACLAVASVASSEGDFKAQGQRELGPEPLTYHIQEVQPPPAHEANPAQEEELPPPQLPMGKKVESPLPQEAIPLQEELPPHQAPVEQKEIDPSFPHQEEMTFPSKQREEKPFMEHSPPEPESWNPALHCQQGRSPGGWGHRLDGFPPGRPSPDNLDQICLPTRQHVMYGPWNLPHSGYSHLTRQGETLNLVETGYSRCCRCHSRAHRLDCAKLVWENAMIRFCEAEFSVKTRPHWCCNRQGEARFSCFQEAAPRPHYQLRACPSHQPGISSGPEMPFPPGVPTLDNIKNICHLRRFRSVPRNLPATDPIQRQLQALIRLEGEFQRCCRQGNNHTCMWKAWEDALDGYCYREQSVKTHHHSCCHYPPSPARDECFARRAPYPNYDRDILTLDLSRVTPNLMGHLCGNGRVLTKHKQIPGLIRNMTAHCCDLPFPEQACCAEEEKSAFIEDLCGPRRNFWRDSAFCCNLSPGDDQTNCFNTYYLRNVALVAGDTEDAKGQGEQGQRREEISAPPPEPKEE
- the ECM1 gene encoding extracellular matrix protein 1 isoform X4, with protein sequence MGTMHRAALVLACLAVASVASSEGDFKAQGQRELGPEPLTYHIQEVGYAAPPSPPQTRALPMDHPDTPQPGFHFEGQSEVQPPPAHEANPAQEEELPPPQLPMGKKVESPLPQEAIPLQEELPPHQAPVEQKEKKPFMEHSPPEPESWNPALHCQQGRSPGGWGHRLDGFPPGRPSPDNLDQICLPTRQHVMYGPWNLPHSGYSHLTRQGETLNLVETGYSRCCRCHSRAHRLDCAKLVWENAMIRFCEAEFSVKTRPHWCCNRQGEARFSCFQEAAPRPHYQLRACPSHQPGISSGPEMPFPPGVPTLDNIKNICHLRRFRSVPRNLPATDPIQRQLQALIRLEGEFQRCCRQGNNHTCMWKAWEDALDGYCYREQSVKTHHHSCCHYPPSPARDECFARRAPYPNYDRDILTLDLSRVTPNLMGHLCGNGRVLTKHKQIPGLIRNMTAHCCDLPFPEQACCAEEEKSAFIEDLCGPRRNFWRDSAFCCNLSPGDDQTNCFNTYYLRNVALVAGDTEDAKGQGEQGQRREEISAPPPEPKEE
- the ECM1 gene encoding extracellular matrix protein 1 isoform X2 → MGTMHRAALVLACLAVASVASSEGDFKAQGQRELGPEPLTYHIQEVGYAAPPSPPQTRALPMDHPDTPQPGFHFEGQSEVQPPPAHEANPAQEEELPPPQLPMGKKVESPLPQEAIPLQEELPPHQAPVEQKENPSFPHQEEMTFPSKQREEKPFMEHSPPEPESWNPALHCQQGRSPGGWGHRLDGFPPGRPSPDNLDQICLPTRQHVMYGPWNLPHSGYSHLTRQGETLNLVETGYSRCCRCHSRAHRLDCAKLVWENAMIRFCEAEFSVKTRPHWCCNRQGEARFSCFQEAAPRPHYQLRACPSHQPGISSGPEMPFPPGVPTLDNIKNICHLRRFRSVPRNLPATDPIQRQLQALIRLEGEFQRCCRQGNNHTCMWKAWEDALDGYCYREQSVKTHHHSCCHYPPSPARDECFARRAPYPNYDRDILTLDLSRVTPNLMGHLCGNGRVLTKHKQIPGLIRNMTAHCCDLPFPEQACCAEEEKSAFIEDLCGPRRNFWRDSAFCCNLSPGDDQTNCFNTYYLRNVALVAGDTEDAKGQGEQGQRREEISAPPPEPKEE
- the ECM1 gene encoding extracellular matrix protein 1 isoform X1, giving the protein MGTMHRAALVLACLAVASVASSEGDFKAQGQRELGPEPLTYHIQEVGYAAPPSPPQTRALPMDHPDTPQPGFHFEGQSEVQPPPAHEANPAQEEELPPPQLPMGKKVESPLPQEAIPLQEELPPHQAPVEQKEIDPSFPHQEEMTFPSKQREEKPFMEHSPPEPESWNPALHCQQGRSPGGWGHRLDGFPPGRPSPDNLDQICLPTRQHVMYGPWNLPHSGYSHLTRQGETLNLVETGYSRCCRCHSRAHRLDCAKLVWENAMIRFCEAEFSVKTRPHWCCNRQGEARFSCFQEAAPRPHYQLRACPSHQPGISSGPEMPFPPGVPTLDNIKNICHLRRFRSVPRNLPATDPIQRQLQALIRLEGEFQRCCRQGNNHTCMWKAWEDALDGYCYREQSVKTHHHSCCHYPPSPARDECFARRAPYPNYDRDILTLDLSRVTPNLMGHLCGNGRVLTKHKQIPGLIRNMTAHCCDLPFPEQACCAEEEKSAFIEDLCGPRRNFWRDSAFCCNLSPGDDQTNCFNTYYLRNVALVAGDTEDAKGQGEQGQRREEISAPPPEPKEE
- the ECM1 gene encoding extracellular matrix protein 1 isoform X3 gives rise to the protein MGTMHRAALVLACLAVASVASSEGDFKAQGQRELGPEPLTYHIQEAPPSPPQTRALPMDHPDTPQPGFHFEGQSEVQPPPAHEANPAQEEELPPPQLPMGKKVESPLPQEAIPLQEELPPHQAPVEQKEIDPSFPHQEEMTFPSKQREEKPFMEHSPPEPESWNPALHCQQGRSPGGWGHRLDGFPPGRPSPDNLDQICLPTRQHVMYGPWNLPHSGYSHLTRQGETLNLVETGYSRCCRCHSRAHRLDCAKLVWENAMIRFCEAEFSVKTRPHWCCNRQGEARFSCFQEAAPRPHYQLRACPSHQPGISSGPEMPFPPGVPTLDNIKNICHLRRFRSVPRNLPATDPIQRQLQALIRLEGEFQRCCRQGNNHTCMWKAWEDALDGYCYREQSVKTHHHSCCHYPPSPARDECFARRAPYPNYDRDILTLDLSRVTPNLMGHLCGNGRVLTKHKQIPGLIRNMTAHCCDLPFPEQACCAEEEKSAFIEDLCGPRRNFWRDSAFCCNLSPGDDQTNCFNTYYLRNVALVAGDTEDAKGQGEQGQRREEISAPPPEPKEE